The Solea senegalensis isolate Sse05_10M linkage group LG9, IFAPA_SoseM_1, whole genome shotgun sequence genome has a segment encoding these proteins:
- the kif13a gene encoding kinesin-like protein KIF13A isoform X16, translated as MSDTKVKVAVRVRPMNRREIELNTKCVVDMEDNQTVLHPPPSNTKGENRKQPKVFAFDHCFWSMDESNVPKYAGQEVVFKCLGEGILENAFQGYNACIFAYGQTGSGKSFSMMGNGEQPGLIPRLCCSLFERVHRESNEAHTFKVEVSFMEIYNEKVRDLLDPKGSRQSLKVREHKVLGPYVDGLSQLAVTNFEDIEVLMSEGNKSRTVAATNMNEESSRSHAVFSIIVTQTLYDLQSGNSGEKVSKMSLVDLAGSERVSKTGAAGERLKEGSNINKSLTTLGCVISALADQSAGKGKAKFVPYRDSVLTWLLKDNLGGNSKTAMIATVSPAADNYEETLSTLRYADRAKRIVNHAVVNEDPNARIIRELREEVEKLKVQLSQAESMKAPELKEKLHESEKLILEMTVTWEEKLRKTEEIATERQKQLESMGISLETSGIKVGEDKCFLVNLNADPALNELLVYYLKEHTRVGADTSQDIQLFGIGIQSEHCVLELCPDGDVTLMPIENARTCVNGTMIDSLVHLWHGDRILWGNNHFFRINLPKRKRRDRLKELERASPRESFVEADVETASEASSEQDYSYEFAQMEVIMKTLGNNDPMQNVVQVLEKQYLEEKRTALEEQRMMYERELESLRQQLSPEKATQHHRSNSDRLTFPTHSPHGKLRLWTDDRDELFRQSLSRLREQVVKANTLVREANFLAEEMNKLTDYQVTLQIPAANLSANRKRGVIVSEPAIQVRRKGKGTQVWTIEKLENKLVDMRDHYRDWREGTEELHNKANSKHCDPFYEAQENHNLIGVANIFLECLFHDVKLQYAVPIISQQGEVAGRLHIELMRVSGAVPERQSGGDDSSENSSESSCYEVMDTNGEIVHMAKRLTCRVQIREATGLPLNLSNFVFCQYTFWEHGEPTVAPPMVSPDRPSPRSPDAQFTVQFDHCKDYVVHVTEEFLEFISDGALAIEVWGHRCAGNGRSLWELDALEAKTQTLRDRWREVSRRIELLLSIQELNEQGEYSSVELHLAKDGSTGGVFQLRQGHSRRLHVCVKPVQNSGTLPLLVEAVLSVSIGCVSVRSTKLQRPLDSYQEEDLNCVRERWSDALIKRREYLDEQIKKIINKHEKSEEDIEREARLVEQWVGLTEERNAVLVPAPGSGIPGAPADWTPPAGMEAHIPVLFLDLNADNLTVNEQLTGPHAAGVNSILPKEHGSQFFYLPIIRHSDEEVLAVCSWDSSIHDSVHLNRVTSPNERIYLIIKATVQLSHPASMELVLRKRIAVNIYNKQSFTQSLKRRMSLKNSLYSCGVTYEIVSNIPKASEEPEERETLALMAARGESEETQDGETYIEKYTRGVLEVENILSLERLRQAVTVKEALANKGRHLRRSISTPNVQHSSCSKTDLTGCEDEDYKDHCDHVDNSNYNPQDGSLCSTPVKSRENQGLPPESPTFFNSSPFKVISPQPPKFLKCLLPVKEENKAKKVLEARPLLGQEDSEDEETDVDVNLDQRPQDHSRLQPYVPEDFANFEIYNATLDNQEGLLPSCSDLKGSRCGGGSGEKLVSRSPTTSSCTSGYFSHSASNATLSDMPFSASESSDHLSCTSRDLQEPLGCQAGRGCTQTKSVSAGTDTLQSRLSADVAQDLLTQTQGSSPVSIPNCTDKQQTFPLPHSGVLSTSLEFSDFKGADDSIAESDLAHFTEGWEQERLKQKKPDAIEACDNGSQPSSVVCGIIDTSNAICSLPESEDAVNVPMCCSDTTLVCTSVRAPNNVPDKVPAPSQCHTIPSASIPPPVSPSPLARVSAVTSSAPALRGGGEPPIQEPAQGDLPHGSPCPSPNPSSAEPSGDSSGDESTPAAQLPDWMAPGEQVWVGKRRGTVHYVGGVEFAKGIWIGVKLDMAVGKHNGTVQGRVYFRCPPGHGVFVKPSRLTRGPLSMDTEPQTLIR; from the exons GAAACAACCTAAG GTGTTCGCTTTTGACCACTGTTTCTGGTCCATGGATGAGTCGAACGTACCCAAATATGCTG GTCAAGAGGTGGTGTTCAAGTGCCTTGGAGAGGGAATACTTGAAAATGCATTCCAGGGATATAATGCCTGCATATTTGCATATGGACAAACAG GTTCAGGTAAATCCTTTTCCATGATGGGGAATGGGGAGCAGCCGGGTTTAATCCCTCGACTCTGCTGCTCGCTGTTTGAGAGGGTCCACAGGGAATCCAACGAGGCCCATACTTTTAAGGTGGAAGTGTCTTTCATGGAGATTTACAATGAGAAGGTCCGTGACCTGCTTGATCCCAAAGG GAGCCGTCAATCGCTGAAAGTTCGGGAACACAAGGTCCTGGGTCCGTACGTAGATGGTCTGTCTCAGCTGGCAGTGACCAACTTCGAG GACATCGAGGTGCTGATGTCTGAGGGCAACAAGTCTCGCACAGTTGCAGCCACCAACATGAACGAGGAGAGCAGTCGCTCACATGCTGTCTTCAGCATCattgtcacacaaacactttatgATCTACAGTCTGGG AATTCCGGGGAGAAAGTGAGCAAGATGAGTCTGGTTGACCTGGCAGGAAGCGAGAGAGTGTCTAAAACTGGAGCTGCTGGGGAGAGACTTAAAGAGGGCAGCAACATAAACAA ATCACTCACCACATTAGGCTGCGTGATTTCTGCTCTGGCTGATCAGTCTGCGGGAAAAGGGAAGGCCAAGTTTGTACCTTACAGAGACTCAGTCCTCACCTGGCTACTGAAG GACAACCTTGGCGGCAACAGCAAGACAGCCATGATAGCCACAGTGAGTCCAGCAGCTGACAACTACGAGGAGACGCTGTCCACACTTCGCTACGCAGACAGGGCCAAGAGAATCGTCAACCATGCCGTCGTGAATGAGGACCCTAACGCTCGAATCATCAGAGAGctgagggaggaggtggagaagctCAAGGTTCAGCTCTCTCAGGCTGag TCCATGAAGGCTCCTGAACTGAAGGAGAAACTGCACGAGTCTGAGAAGCTCATTCTGGAGATGACTGTCACTTGGGAGGAGAAgctgagaaagacagaggagattgccact GAGCGTCAGAAGCAGCTGGAGAGCATGGGCATCTCTTTGGAAACCTCTGGGATTAAAGTGGGAGAAGATAAGTGTTTCCTGGTCAATCTCAATGCTGATCCTGCCCTGaatgagctgctggtctactacCTGAAG GAGCACACGCGTGTGGGTGCAGACACATCTCAGGACATCCAGCTCTTTGGTATTGGGATCCAGTCAGAGCACTGTGTCCTGGAACTGTGCCCAGATGGTGATGTCACCCTGATGCCCATAGAGAATGCCAG GACCTGTGTGAACGGAACAATGATCGACTCCttggtgcacctgtggcacggGGATCGTATCTTATGGGGCAATAACCACTTCTTCAG GATAAATCTGCCTAAACGAAAGCGACGGGACCGCTTGAAGGAGCTGGAGAGAGCTTCCCCCAGAGAGAGCTTTGTCGAGGCAGATGTGGAGACGGCTAGTGAGGCCTCTTCTGAGCAGGACTACAGCTATGAGTTTGCCCAGATGGAGGTCATAATGAAGACTCTTGGGAACAATG ACCCCATGCAGAATGTGGTCCAAGTGCTGGAGAAGCAGTACCTGGAGGAGAAGCGGACGGcgctggaggagcagaggatGATGTATGAGCGAGAGCTCGAGTCACTGCGGCAACAGCTGTCTCCTGAGAAAGCAACGCAACACCACCGCAGCAACAGCGATCGCCTCACGTTCCCGACGCACTCGCCACACGGCAAGCTGCGACTGTGGACGGATGACCG agATGAGCTTTTTCGCCAGAGTCTTTCTCGGCTCAGGGAGCAGGTCGTGAAAGCCAACACCTTGGTGCGAGAAGCCAACTTTTTGGCAGAGGAGATGAACAAACTGACCGACTATCAGGTCACCCTTCAGATTCCCGCAGCCAACCTCAGCGCCAACCGCAAG CGTGGAGTAATAGTGAGTGAGCCGGCCATCCAGGTGCGTAGGAAAGGGAAGGGGACCCAGGTGTGGACCATAGAGAAGCTGGAGAACAAACTAGTGGACATGAGAGACCATTACAGGGACTGGAGGGAAGGCACCGAGGAGTtg cacaacaagGCAAATAGTAAGCACTGTGATCCCTTCTATGAGGCACAAGAGAACCACAACCTGATAGGAGTGGCCAACATCTTTCTGGAGTGCCTTTTCCATGATGTTAAACTGCAGTATGCTGTGCCCATCATCAGCCAGCAGGGAGAG GTAGCAGGCAGGTTACACATTGAGCTGATGAGAGTCAGCGGTGCTGTACCCGAGCGTCAGTCTGGGGGAGACGACTCGTCAGAAAACTCCAGTGAGAGTAGTTGCTATGAGGTCATGGACACCAACGGGGAGATTGTCCACATGGCCAAGAGGCTCACCTGCAGG GTGCAGATCAGGGAGGCTACAGGTCTGCCACTCAACTTGTCCAACTTTGTGTTCTGTCAGTACACCTTCTGGGAGCATGGTGAGCCCACTGTGGCTCCTCCCATGGTCAGCCCAGACAGACCTTCCCCTCGAAGCCCAGACGCCCAGTTCACTGTTCAGTTTGATCACTGCAAG GACTACGTTGTGCACGTCACAGAAGAGTTCTTAGAGTTCATATCAGACGGCGCATTAGCCATTGAAGTGTGGGGTCACCGCTGTGCTGGGAATGGACGTTCACTCTGGGAGTTAGACGCACTAGAGGCCAAGACTCAGACGCTCCGAGACAG GTGGAGGGAAGTGTCTCGCAGGATCGAGCTGTTGCTCTCCATCCAGGAGCTGAATGAGCAGGGAGAATATTCATCTGTGGAGCTGCATTTGGCAAAAGACGGCAGCACAGGAGGAGTCTTCCAACTAAGACAG GGTCACTCTCGGAGGCTGCATGTGTGCGTGAAACCAGTCCAGAACTCAGGCACTCTGCCTCTGCTGGTGGAGGCCGTGCTCTCTGTCTCTATTGGCTGTGTGTCGGTGCGTTCCACCAAACTGCAGAGACCCCTCGACAGCTACCAG GAGGAAGATCTCAACTGTGTTAGAGAGCGCTGGTCAGACGCTCTGATCAAACGCCGGGAGTACCTTGATGAACAAATCAAGAAAATCATCAACAAACATG AAAAGTCTGAGGAGGACATTGAGCGTGAAGCTCGGCTGGTGGAGCAGTGGGTTGGACTGACTGAAGAGAGAAATGCAGTGCTGGTACCTGCACCTGGCAGTGGCATCCCTGGAGCTCCTGCTGACTG GACTCCACCTGCAGGAATGGAAGCGCACATCCCGGTGCTTTTCCTGGATTTGAATG CGGATAATCTGACGGTGAACGAGCAGCTGACAGGCCCACATGCTGCAGGCGTTAACTCCATCCTGCCTAAGGAGCACGGAAGCCAGTTCTTCTATCTGCCCATCATCAGGCACAGTGACGAGGAG GTTCTGGCCGTGTGCTCCTGGGACTCATCCATCCATGATTCTGTGCACCTCAACCGGGTCACGTCTCCAAATGAACGCATCTACCTGATCATCAAAGCCACCGTGCAGCTCAGCCACCCTGCCTCCATGGAGCTGGTGCTGCGAAAGCGCATCGCCGtcaacatttataacaaacaG AGTTTCACTCAGAGTCTCAAGAGAAGAATGTCTCTCAAGAATTCACTCTACTCCTGTGGTGTGACTTACGAAATCGTCTCCAACATACCAAAG GCCTCAGAGGAGCCAGAGGAGCGGGAAACTTTGGCCCTCATGGCTGCTCGCGGTGAAAGCGAGGAGACTCAGGACGGGGAAACCTACATAGAGAAATACACACGGGGGGTCTTGGAAGTGGAGAACATCCTCAGTCTGGAAAGGTTACGGCAG GCTGTGACCGTGAAGGAAGCACTCGCCAACAAGGGGAGACATCTAAGAAGGAGCATCAGCACGCCTAATGTACAGCAT tcctcGTGCAGTAAAACGGACTTGACTGGCTGTGAGGATGAAGATTATAAA gATCACTGTGATCATGTGGACAACTCCAACTACAATCCCCAGGATGGCTCTCTTTGCAGCACACCCGTCAAAAGCAGGGAGAACCAAG GTTTGCCTCCAGAGAGTCCCACCTTTTTCAATTCCAGCCCCTTTAAAGTTATTTCGCCTCAGCCACCAAAGTTCCTCAAGTGTCTGCTGCCTGTCAAAGAGGAGAACAAGGCAAAGAAAGTACTGGAGGCTCGACCACTGCTGGGACAAGAG GACTCGGAGGATGAGGAGACAGATGTAGATGTGAACCTGGATCAGCGCCCTCAGGATCACAGCCGCCTCCAGCCTTACGTCCCCGAGGACTTTGCTAACTTTGAGATCTACAATGCCACGCTGGACAACCAGGAGGGGCTTCTGCCCTCCTGCTCTGACTTAAAGGGAAGCAGGTGTGGAGGTggcagtggagagaaactgGTGTCCCGAAGCCCCACAACCAGCAGTTGCACCAGTGGTTACTTTTCACACAGTGCCTCCAATGCCACGCTATCTGACATGCCTTTCAGTGCCAGTGAGAGCTCTGACCACCTCAGCTGCACCTCCAGAGACCTCCAGGAGCCCCTGGGCTGTCAGGCTGGACGAGGCTGCACCCAAACCAAAAGTGTTTCTGCAGGGactgacacgctgcagtctcgTCTCTCTGCAGACGTGGCCCAGGATCTGCTCACCCAAACTCAGGGCTCCTCACCCGTTAGTATTCCTAATTGCACAGACAAACAGCAAACATTCCCTCTGCCTCACAGCGGTGTTCTCAGCACCAGCCTGGAGTTCTCTGACTTTAAAGGGGCCGATGACAGTATTGCAGAGAGCGATTTAGCACATTTTACAGAGGGATGGGAGCAGGAGCGTTTGAAGCAGAAGAAACCCGATGCTATCGAAGCTTGTGACAATGGCAGTCAACCCTCCTCTGTTGTCTGTGGTATTATCGACACATCTAATGCAATATGCAGTCTTCCTGAAAGTGAAGACGCTGTTAATGTACCAATGTGTTGCTCTGACACAACTTTAGTTTGCACTTCAGTCAGAGCCCCGAATAATGTGCCTGACAAAGTACCAGCACCATCGCAATGCCACACAATTCCATCTGCATCAATCCCACCTCCAGTGTCGCCGTCTCCACTCGCACGCGTGTCTGCAGTCACGTCCTCTGCCCCAGCTttgcgaggaggaggagaacctCCCATCCAGGAGCCAGCACAGGGAGATCTGCCCCACGGGAGTCCCTGTCCCAGCCCCAACCCCAGCAGTGCTGAGCCCTCGGGGGACTCCAGCGGGGATGAGAGCACTCCTGCCGCTCAACTGCCTGACTGGATGGCTCCTGGGGAGCAAGTGTGGGtggggaagaggagaggaacagTCCACTATGTTGGAGGGGTCGAATTTGCGAAGGGTATCTGGATTGGGGTGAAGCTGGACATGGCAGTGG GTAAGCATAACGGGACTGTCCAGGGCAGAGTTTACTTCCGCTGCCCCCCGGGCCATGGCGTGTTTGTCAAACCATCTCGTCTCACCAGAGGACCACTCTCCATGGACACAGAACCCCAGACTCTGATCAGATAA